The genomic region GGCGTCGGCCGCTGGTACGACGACTTCTCGCAGACCACCGACACGCAGGTCCGCCACCTGCTCGAGCGTGCCCACGCCGGGCACGCGCACTGATTGGAGGAGGAAGCCGCATGGTCGCACTCGGAGGAACGGCATGGGACGTGGTAGGCGCAGTCAAGCGCGAGCTGGTCGAGCTCGATGGCGAGCACGACCTTGGCCCTATCCCGGAGTGGATCGGCAATGCCCGCATCGTCCTCATGGGCGAGGCAACGCACGGCACGCAGGAGTTCTACGCGTACAGGGCCGCGCTCTCGAAGCACCTGATCACGCGCCACGGGTTCAACGCCTTCGCGGTCGAGGCGGACTGGCCGGACGCGTACCGCGTCAACCGTTTTATCCGCGGCGCCAGCAGCGATCAGCATGCGATCGATGCTCTGGGCGACTTCAGGCGGTTCCCGATGTGGATGTGGCGCAACGACCAGGTGCTCGACCTGATCGGCTGGCTCCGCGAGCACAACGATGAACTGCCGCCGCAGCGGCGCGTCGGCTTCTACGGCCTGGACCTCTACAGCCTGCACGCCTCCATGAACGCGGTAGTGCGGTACCTCGAGTCGATCGACCCTGACGCGGCCAAACGTGCCCGCCAGCGGTACGCCTGCTTCGACCAGTTTGGCGAGGAGCCCTCCAACTACGGGCGCGGCACGCTCTTCGGGGCGGGCGAGAAGTGCGACCAGGAGGTCGTGGCGCAGCTGATGGAGCTCCGCGAAGACGCGGCGAAGCTGATCCATAGGGACGGCCCGGCCGCGGAGGATGAGCTGTTCTTCGCCCAGCAGAACGCCCTCGTCGCCGCCAACGCCGAGCGGTACTACCGCGTCATGTTCTCGGGGCGTGTGTCTTCCTGGAACCTGCGCGATCAGCACATGGCGCAAACCCTCGACGCGCTCGTCTCCCACCTCTCCCGGCGCGGCGAGCGGGCCAAGGTCATCGTATGGGCGCACAACTCGCACCTCGGCGACGCCCGCGCGACCGAGATGGGTGAGGACGGCGAGCTCAACCTCGGCCAGCTTGCACGTCAGCGGTACGGCGATCAGTGCTTCGCCTTGGGCTTCAGCACGTACGACGGCACGGTCACCGCCGCGCACGAGTGGGACGGACCGCACCTCCGCAGGCACGTGCGGCCCGGGCTGCCGGGCAGCTATGAGGACGCGTTCCATCAAACCGGCACGCGTCACTTCGCGCTGCGGCTCCAGGGCGATGAGTCCCGCGCCGAGCTCCGCCATCGTCTGCTGCAGCGCGCCATCGGCGTCATCTATAAGCCCGAGACCGAGCGTCGCAGCCACTACTTCCACGCCGTGCTCGCCGACCAGTTCGACGCGGTGGTGCACCTGGACCACACGCGGGCGCTCGAGCCCCTGGATCAGGTCAGCGAGTGGGAGCACGCCGAGGCCGAGACCTACCCCACCGGCCTGTAAACCTCAAGAAGGATGACGCCATGGTCGCACGCACCTCACGTTCCGCTCTCCGGCCAGACCCGGTGCAGGTACCCGCGGGTGTGATCGTGCTGGAGGGCGACCTCGCGGTCCCGCCCGGGGCCCACGGCGTTGTCCTCTTTGCCCACGGCAGCGGCAGCGGGCGTCACTCGCCCCGCAACCGTGCGGTGGCGACGGCCCTGAACGACCGCGGGTTTGCCACGCTGCTCCTCGACCTGCTCACGCAGCAGGAAGAGGTGGTCGACGACCGTACCGCGCACATCCGCTTCGACATCCCGCTGCTGGCGGGGCGCCTTGCTTACGCGGCCGAGTGGCTGGGGACCCAGATGACAACACGGACGCTGCCGCTGGGGCTGTTCGGCGCCAGCACGGGCGCTGGCGCGGCCCTCATCACGGCGGCACAGAAGCCCGACATGGTGAAGGCGGTCGTCTCC from Phycisphaerales bacterium harbors:
- a CDS encoding erythromycin esterase family protein → MVALGGTAWDVVGAVKRELVELDGEHDLGPIPEWIGNARIVLMGEATHGTQEFYAYRAALSKHLITRHGFNAFAVEADWPDAYRVNRFIRGASSDQHAIDALGDFRRFPMWMWRNDQVLDLIGWLREHNDELPPQRRVGFYGLDLYSLHASMNAVVRYLESIDPDAAKRARQRYACFDQFGEEPSNYGRGTLFGAGEKCDQEVVAQLMELREDAAKLIHRDGPAAEDELFFAQQNALVAANAERYYRVMFSGRVSSWNLRDQHMAQTLDALVSHLSRRGERAKVIVWAHNSHLGDARATEMGEDGELNLGQLARQRYGDQCFALGFSTYDGTVTAAHEWDGPHLRRHVRPGLPGSYEDAFHQTGTRHFALRLQGDESRAELRHRLLQRAIGVIYKPETERRSHYFHAVLADQFDAVVHLDHTRALEPLDQVSEWEHAEAETYPTGL
- a CDS encoding alpha/beta family hydrolase; protein product: MVARTSRSALRPDPVQVPAGVIVLEGDLAVPPGAHGVVLFAHGSGSGRHSPRNRAVATALNDRGFATLLLDLLTQQEEVVDDRTAHIRFDIPLLAGRLAYAAEWLGTQMTTRTLPLGLFGASTGAGAALITAAQKPDMVKAVVSRGGRPDLAHEHLPRVKCPTLLIIGGRDEPVIELNEQARAQMTAPVTMEIVAGATHLFEEPGTLEKVAELAANWFDQWLR